Below is a genomic region from Nitrososphaerales archaeon.
TGGATGGTGATGACGATCTGATACGCGATACTCATCTTGAGCACCTTGAATGCATAAAGCAGTGCATCGACAAAATATCTGCAAGGATAGCATTGAGGGCATCTGACAGCGAATACGTTAGAATTATGATGAGTATGACCGGGATAGACTGCTACACAGCACTTTTGTTGGCATCTGAGATTGGCGATATAGCGAGGTTTCCAACTCCAAAGCATCTTGTATCATGGGCGGGTCTGTGCCCAGAACTGCACGATTCTGGAGAATCAAAGTACTATGGAAGGATGAAGAAGAACGCGAACAGAAGGGTGAAGTGGGCCATCGTGCAGGCAGCCCATATTGCTGCTATGCATGATCCAAGGATGAAAGAGTATTATGAGAGAAATGCAAAAAAGATGCACAAGAACAAGGCAGCAGTTAAAGTAGCTAACAAGATGATGACGATCATATGGCATATGCTGACCAACAAGCAGATGTACATGCAGAGGAATGATCGACTGTACTGCGACAAGATTAATAAGATGAGCAGGATAGCAAATTGATGCTGGCAACTGACTGGAGCAAGCTTGGGATGCTAGCTGCTAGAGGCGTTTATCATAGGTGTTTATGGCAATCTATTTGACAAACAGGTTTTTAGTGGCAAAGATGAGGCTGACTGTACCAGCAGGGCGTTTGTCAAGATAGAACTCATGTAATCAGCAATTTGTCAGGAACCTACTCGCGCCTTAAAGCAACCACAGGAGGCAGCTTTGATGCCTTTAGTGCGGGATAGAAACCTGCCAGTGCACTTAGGCCAACAGAAAGCGACCACACCATTGCCAAATCACTTGAGAAGTATACTGGTGTTATGCTAGGCCCATCGCCGCCTGATGCCATGGCACTGGTTAGAACAAAACCCCCCACAATGCCTACTACGATGCCAACACTTGCCCCAATTATGCCAATCATTATCGCTTCACTCAAGAAGAGTGAAAGTATATCCTTGCTCTGGGCACCGATCGCCTTCATCGTACCTATCTCTTTCGTACGTTCCATTACCGATGTGTAAAGTGTAGTTATGATGCCAACCGCGCCAACAAGAAGAGCAACTACGGCTATGCTTAACATGAAGCTTGTTATCCCACTTGTGAATTCCCTTATGGTCTTAAGTATCGCCTGTGCAGAAGTTATACCTATGTCATTACCATACAACTTCCTTATTTCGGATTCAACTTCTTCGACCAGACCTTGATTTTTGGCTATCACAACTATACCATCATATCTGTTTCCCTTGTTCATTAACGAATTTGCAGCATCAAGTGGAAGTATGGCTGCCGTATCAACAGTTGGATTGCCAGTCTGCTTCATCACAGATCTTACAACAAAACTTCTCGAATTCACCTTCTGCATACCACTTTCATCTACGAAACTGTATTTAGCTTGTAAGGCTTGACCCAGAACTGCAAAGGGGAATGCTTCACCAGGTGGTCTTGCAACGTTTTCTGCTAGCATTATTGCAGAGGGATCATTGCTGACTATTGCTGAACCTCCATCAAATTCTGCGTTAGGCACTATAGAATATATTTTCTGAGGATCCATTGCAAAGATCCTTATCGTTGTTGATTTGCCTTTCCCTTCGAGCGTTACCTGCCCTTGATAGTTTGGTATAGCATCTTCTACGCTTGGAAGGTTCTTTATATTGTTGACAACTACTGACGTAAGCACAACCTTCGGTGCTGCTGGCGGACCGCCACCAACGTTAAAACCACCACCTCTTTCCAGCTGCTGCGCACTAGAAACGAACAATACATTTGGCGCTAAACTGCTAAACTGCTTTTCAGTAAATTGCGCAAAGCCACCGCTCAGCCCACTTAATGCAACCATCAAACTGCTGCCAACAACAACCATTACTATTGTTAATACGGATCTCGTCTTGCGTTCCTTCAGAGCATCAAACGCTAGCCCGGCTATCTCCTTAACCTGCATAGGCAGCACTTACCGCTTCTCGTTCAGAAAGTCA
It encodes:
- a CDS encoding transposase; translation: DGDDDLIRDTHLEHLECIKQCIDKISARIALRASDSEYVRIMMSMTGIDCYTALLLASEIGDIARFPTPKHLVSWAGLCPELHDSGESKYYGRMKKNANRRVKWAIVQAAHIAAMHDPRMKEYYERNAKKMHKNKAAVKVANKMMTIIWHMLTNKQMYMQRNDRLYCDKINKMSRIAN
- a CDS encoding FtsX-like permease family protein — its product is MQVKEIAGLAFDALKERKTRSVLTIVMVVVGSSLMVALSGLSGGFAQFTEKQFSSLAPNVLFVSSAQQLERGGGFNVGGGPPAAPKVVLTSVVVNNIKNLPSVEDAIPNYQGQVTLEGKGKSTTIRIFAMDPQKIYSIVPNAEFDGGSAIVSNDPSAIMLAENVARPPGEAFPFAVLGQALQAKYSFVDESGMQKVNSRSFVVRSVMKQTGNPTVDTAAILPLDAANSLMNKGNRYDGIVVIAKNQGLVEEVESEIRKLYGNDIGITSAQAILKTIREFTSGITSFMLSIAVVALLVGAVGIITTLYTSVMERTKEIGTMKAIGAQSKDILSLFLSEAIMIGIIGASVGIVVGIVGGFVLTSAMASGGDGPSITPVYFSSDLAMVWSLSVGLSALAGFYPALKASKLPPVVALRRE